From one Syntrophorhabdaceae bacterium genomic stretch:
- a CDS encoding aminotransferase class V-fold PLP-dependent enzyme encodes MDITYFDNISATHLHPEVKEALIDYIQKDGFGNPLSQHRIGDSASEVLEDARAKVAGLINAKDSEIVFTSGGTESINHAIKGVAFARAKKGKHIISTNIEHQSVARTLRMLMRMGYQVTLIPVDKYGLVDPGAVEKAITDQTILITVMHANNEIGTVEPIAEIGRIAKAKNVTFHSDA; translated from the coding sequence ATGGACATAACCTACTTTGATAACATCTCTGCCACACATCTCCACCCGGAGGTAAAAGAGGCACTTATCGATTACATACAAAAGGATGGATTCGGCAACCCTTTAAGCCAGCACCGCATAGGGGACAGCGCCTCAGAGGTGTTGGAAGATGCACGCGCCAAGGTTGCCGGGCTTATCAATGCAAAAGATTCGGAGATCGTCTTCACCTCCGGAGGGACGGAGTCGATCAACCACGCTATCAAGGGCGTTGCCTTCGCAAGGGCAAAAAAAGGCAAACATATCATCAGCACGAACATCGAGCACCAGTCAGTGGCAAGAACGCTCAGGATGCTCATGAGGATGGGCTACCAGGTAACCCTGATCCCCGTTGATAAGTACGGCCTTGTCGATCCGGGGGCAGTGGAAAAGGCAATCACTGACCAGACGATCCTCATCACAGTCATGCATGCCAACAATGAGATAGGGACCGTTGAGCCCATCGCTGAAATAGGCAGGATTGCAAAAGCTAAAAATGTGACCTTTCACAGCGACGC